Proteins encoded in a region of the Lysobacterales bacterium genome:
- a CDS encoding galactosyltransferase: MSANRHPVPLDHGEINALLAAQWVAPDALARPRDHWQRRLAVVVPYRDRAQHLRTFIPNLLDYFRIDKLDRNIPLHIHVIEQADELPFNRGRLINAGFALIGDTADYLCLHDVDLLPIWADYAFPLHPSRLCWYGSPNSQQRHLYIGGVTAISSADFRTLNGFSNDYWGWGYEDHDLRLRMIANGLKAEARDGAYRALPHPHNGLTADGGESETGRRNRERIETLHREGFTAWQRDGLNSLAFDHIGSAPLQIEGRSVEQATLHRVRFA, encoded by the coding sequence GTGAGCGCGAACCGCCATCCGGTGCCACTCGACCACGGCGAGATCAATGCGCTGCTGGCAGCGCAATGGGTTGCGCCGGATGCGCTCGCTCGGCCCCGCGATCACTGGCAGCGGCGACTTGCGGTCGTCGTGCCCTATCGCGATCGCGCGCAGCACTTGCGCACGTTCATTCCGAACCTGCTCGACTATTTCCGCATCGACAAGCTCGACCGCAACATCCCGTTGCACATCCACGTCATCGAGCAGGCCGACGAGCTGCCCTTCAATCGCGGCCGGTTGATCAATGCCGGCTTCGCCCTGATCGGCGATACGGCTGACTACCTGTGCCTGCACGATGTCGATCTGCTGCCGATCTGGGCCGACTATGCGTTTCCGCTGCATCCGTCGCGGCTGTGCTGGTACGGCTCGCCGAATTCGCAGCAGCGGCACCTGTACATCGGCGGCGTCACCGCCATTTCCAGCGCCGACTTCCGGACCTTGAACGGGTTCAGCAACGACTACTGGGGCTGGGGCTACGAAGACCACGACCTGCGTCTGCGCATGATCGCCAACGGCCTGAAGGCCGAAGCGCGCGACGGGGCCTATCGCGCCTTGCCTCATCCCCACAACGGCCTGACCGCCGACGGTGGCGAGAGCGAAACCGGCCGGCGCAACCGCGAGCGCATCGAGACCCTGCACCGCGAGGGCTTCACGGCCTGGCAACGTGACGGCCTGAACAGTCTGGCCTTCGACCACATCGGCAGCGCGCCGCTGCAAATCGAAGGCCGCAGCGTCGAGCAAGCCACCCTGCATCGCGTCCGTTTCGCCTGA